The proteins below are encoded in one region of Lactuca sativa cultivar Salinas chromosome 3, Lsat_Salinas_v11, whole genome shotgun sequence:
- the LOC111904295 gene encoding uncharacterized protein LOC111904295 → MNLLIRNGKSVVNFVCFMLIVFGGSVHSRGLLSSQDRPKPSNAAPFARWLVSQSSWGVLSTIAEDLGGAPFGNVVSFSDGLPNEGKGIPYFYLTSLDPTARYALKDHRSSFTLSEYPLGTCGKIDPEEPTCSKITLTGKLNELDAKSEEAETAKKALFAKHPDMKKWPKDHSFQVYKLDIEEIFMINFYGGPKPLTVDEYLRSGMKKVTAIM, encoded by the exons ATGAATTTACTTATCAGAAATGGAAAATCTGTTGTCAATTTCGTTTGTTTCATGCTAATCGTCTTCGGAGGATCGGTACATAGCCGTGGGTTACTCTCTTCTCAGGATAGACCGAAGCCTAGTAATGCCGCACCGTTTGCTCGATGGTTGGTTTCTCAGAGTTCTTGGGGCGTTTTAAG TACCATTGCAGAGGATCTAGGCGGAGCACCTTTCGG GAATGTGGTTTCGTTTAGCGATGGCTTACCTAATGAAGGCAAAGGCATTCCATATTTCTACTTGACATCTCTGGATCCAACTGCACGTTATGCATTGAAAGATCATAGATCTTCCTTCACACTCAGTGAATACCCTCTTGGAACTTGTGGCAAAATCGACCCTGAAGAACCCACTTGCTCTAAAATTACACTCACTGGAAAG TTGAATGAGCTAGATGCAAAATCCGAGGAGGCTGAAACTGCTAAAAAGGCTTTATTTGCGAAACATCCTGATATGAAAA AGTGGCCAAAGGATCATAGTTTCCAGGTGTACAAATTGGATATTGAAGAAATATTTATGATCAATTTCTATGGTGGCCCTAAGCCTCTCACAGTTGATGAATACCTCCGTTCTGGAAT GAAGAAAGTAACAGCTATTATGTGA